The following are encoded in a window of Corythoichthys intestinalis isolate RoL2023-P3 chromosome 8, ASM3026506v1, whole genome shotgun sequence genomic DNA:
- the zgc:66455 gene encoding uncharacterized protein zgc:66455 isoform X1: MQMFAGKTATLKSHALVLSLVLGPLWTSCKAQLYEDEAKQIPGEGGMAFFALRSCHQRLGGDSGDFFSPDYVCANPPLWCNWTIRATAGKRIHLNLQDLTPDEHCHQKLDQIEVNEPNVDRRVLRGCWREATYTSRLDTLHVILLIGGWPAQQYRGFYARYRTFVPPVAYKPPDGVSGNIPDMMMALEREQHPSATATVFTFLDYSDKATYSSLEKGVHAQPPTSHDLKLWLETTPLSDSPYSTTHTERGTPRMLSDLPELASQEHLKKLSSSPLHTLTAKRRDVALAENQHPPTEVEDKIGTTETPASSDEQSLGWTLSHPNIMEPLSDYHGKYNVWNASKDLHQPGDQLFEVTVEVQLSQERDRSQDHLDGSLMKSVKALVLQHLDRLHISLSLTLKRIKRLRAGELYIMWLNTGRGGTDVYNGVHQGLHKLLGSAVAQGANPHHGIIASVSIGDVNECGTQLSLCDINADCLDQFGSYWCRCKEGFRDESHLGPRGTVCVDQKPTAGCNQGPSAETQGVYVLFFLLSTLLVISLVVACMLYRRHRRGAFMLKGEQSSSAQGYTDNTYVGPSDPDLPPPPPPARGPRDAWPLHKERCATVDLQLLRFSPLTPSDIYTDPQESRKK, translated from the exons atgCAAATGTTTGCTGGCAAGACAGCGACGCTCAAAAGTCACGCGCTGGTCCTGAGCCTCGTGCTAGGACCTCTGTGGACCTCCTGCAAGGCGCAA CTATATGAAGACGAAGCCAAACAAATCCCAG GTGAAGGGGGCATGGCTTTCTTTGCTCTGAGAAGTTGCCACCAGCGTCTGGGTGGCGACAgcggcgactttttttctcctgactaTGTTTGCGCCAACCCACCCCTGTGGTGCAACTGGACCATCCGGGCCACGGCCGGCAAGCGGATCCACCTGAATCTTCAGGACTTGACTCCTGACGAGCACTGCCACCAGAAGCTGGACCAGATTGAGGTGAACGAGCCCAACGTGGATCGCCGGGTCCTGAGAGGGTGCTGGCGTGAGGCCACGTATACGTCCCGGTTGGACACTTTGCACGTGATTCTGCTGATCGGCGGTTGGCCTGCTCAGCAGTACCGAGGATTCTACGCACGCTACCGTACTTTTGTACCCCCTGTGGCCTACAAACCGCCAGATGGTGTCTCTGGGAATATCCCAGACATGATGATGGCATTGGAGCGTGAGCAGCATCCGAGCGCAACTGCTACAGTGTTTACCTTTTTGGATTATTCTGATAAAGCTACATATTCATCCCTGGAGAAAGGTGTACACGCTCAG CCTCCCACCTCACATGACTTGAAGTTGTGGTTGGAGACCACACCGCTGTCAGACTCCCCATACAGTACCACCCATACGGAAAGAGGCACACCCCGAATGCTCTCGGATCTACCCGAGCTTGCTTCTCAGGAGCATCTGAAAAAGCTCTCGAGCAGCCCCCTTCACACCCTAACCGCCAAGCGCAGGGACGTCGCCCTGGCTGAAAACCAACATCCTCCAACTGAAGTCGAAGACAAAATTGGGACCACCGAAACACCAGCATCCTCTGATGAACAATCACTGGGGTGGACTCTTTCACATCCCAACATAATGGAGCCACTTTCAGACTACCACGGGAAGT ACAATGTCTGGAATGCTTCAAAAGATCTTCATCAGCCTGGTG ATCAGCTATTCGAAGTGACCGTGGAGGTCCAGCTCAGTCAGGAACGTGACCGGAGCCAAGACCATTTGGACGGATCACTGATGAAGTCTGTCAAGGCTCTG GTCCTCCAACATCTTGATCGGCTTCACATTTCGCTGAGTTTAACCCTCAAAAGAATTAAAAG GCTTCGTGCGGGAGAACTTTATATCATGTGGCTGAacacgggtcgcgggggcactgACGTGTACAACGGCGTGCACCAGGGCCTGCACAAGCTGCTTGGTAGCGCTGTCGCCCAAGGTGCAAACCCGCACCATGGCATCATTGCATCAGTCTCCATTGGAG ATGTCAACGAATGTGGAACGCAATTGTCTTTGTGCGACATTAATGCTGACTGTTTGGACCAGTTTGGCTCGTACTGGTGCCGATGCAAAGAAGGCTTCAGGGATGAGTCTCATTTGGGACCTAGAGGAACCGTATGCGTGGACCAAAAGCCCACAG CAGGTTGCAACCAGGGCCCGTCAGCTGAGACCCAGGGAGTGTACGTGCTCTTCTTCCTGCTCAGCACGCTGCTGGTGATATCACTGGTGGTGGCGTGCATGCTCTACCGCCGTCACCGACGTGGGGCCTTTATGCTTAAAGGCGAGCAATCCAGCTCGGCTCAGGGCTACACCGACAACACATATGTCGGCCCCAGTGACCCGGACCTCCCACCGCCTCCGCCACCAGCCAGGGGGCCGCGGGATGCTTGGCCCCTGCACAAG GAGCGATGTGCcactgtggatcttcagcttctccgcttcagcccacTGACACCCTCTGACATTTACACAGACCCGCAAGAGAGCAGGAAGAAGTGA
- the zgc:66455 gene encoding uncharacterized protein zgc:66455 isoform X2 gives MQMFAGKTATLKSHALVLSLVLGPLWTSCKAQLYEDEAKQIPGEGGMAFFALRSCHQRLGGDSGDFFSPDYVCANPPLWCNWTIRATAGKRIHLNLQDLTPDEHCHQKLDQIEVNEPNVDRRVLRGCWREATYTSRLDTLHVILLIGGWPAQQYRGFYARYRTFVPPVAYKPPDGVSGNIPDMMMALEREQHPSATATVFTFLDYSDKATYSSLEKGVHAQPPTSHDLKLWLETTPLSDSPYSTTHTERGTPRMLSDLPELASQEHLKKLSSSPLHTLTAKRRDVALAENQHPPTEVEDKIGTTETPASSDEQSLGWTLSHPNIMEPLSDYHGKYNVWNASKDLHQPGDQLFEVTVEVQLSQERDRSQDHLDGSLMKSVKALVLQHLDRLHISLSLTLKRIKRLRAGELYIMWLNTGRGGTDVYNGVHQGLHKLLGSAVAQGANPHHGIIASVSIGDVNECGTQLSLCDINADCLDQFGSYWCRCKEGFRDESHLGPRGTVCVDQKPTGCNQGPSAETQGVYVLFFLLSTLLVISLVVACMLYRRHRRGAFMLKGEQSSSAQGYTDNTYVGPSDPDLPPPPPPARGPRDAWPLHKERCATVDLQLLRFSPLTPSDIYTDPQESRKK, from the exons atgCAAATGTTTGCTGGCAAGACAGCGACGCTCAAAAGTCACGCGCTGGTCCTGAGCCTCGTGCTAGGACCTCTGTGGACCTCCTGCAAGGCGCAA CTATATGAAGACGAAGCCAAACAAATCCCAG GTGAAGGGGGCATGGCTTTCTTTGCTCTGAGAAGTTGCCACCAGCGTCTGGGTGGCGACAgcggcgactttttttctcctgactaTGTTTGCGCCAACCCACCCCTGTGGTGCAACTGGACCATCCGGGCCACGGCCGGCAAGCGGATCCACCTGAATCTTCAGGACTTGACTCCTGACGAGCACTGCCACCAGAAGCTGGACCAGATTGAGGTGAACGAGCCCAACGTGGATCGCCGGGTCCTGAGAGGGTGCTGGCGTGAGGCCACGTATACGTCCCGGTTGGACACTTTGCACGTGATTCTGCTGATCGGCGGTTGGCCTGCTCAGCAGTACCGAGGATTCTACGCACGCTACCGTACTTTTGTACCCCCTGTGGCCTACAAACCGCCAGATGGTGTCTCTGGGAATATCCCAGACATGATGATGGCATTGGAGCGTGAGCAGCATCCGAGCGCAACTGCTACAGTGTTTACCTTTTTGGATTATTCTGATAAAGCTACATATTCATCCCTGGAGAAAGGTGTACACGCTCAG CCTCCCACCTCACATGACTTGAAGTTGTGGTTGGAGACCACACCGCTGTCAGACTCCCCATACAGTACCACCCATACGGAAAGAGGCACACCCCGAATGCTCTCGGATCTACCCGAGCTTGCTTCTCAGGAGCATCTGAAAAAGCTCTCGAGCAGCCCCCTTCACACCCTAACCGCCAAGCGCAGGGACGTCGCCCTGGCTGAAAACCAACATCCTCCAACTGAAGTCGAAGACAAAATTGGGACCACCGAAACACCAGCATCCTCTGATGAACAATCACTGGGGTGGACTCTTTCACATCCCAACATAATGGAGCCACTTTCAGACTACCACGGGAAGT ACAATGTCTGGAATGCTTCAAAAGATCTTCATCAGCCTGGTG ATCAGCTATTCGAAGTGACCGTGGAGGTCCAGCTCAGTCAGGAACGTGACCGGAGCCAAGACCATTTGGACGGATCACTGATGAAGTCTGTCAAGGCTCTG GTCCTCCAACATCTTGATCGGCTTCACATTTCGCTGAGTTTAACCCTCAAAAGAATTAAAAG GCTTCGTGCGGGAGAACTTTATATCATGTGGCTGAacacgggtcgcgggggcactgACGTGTACAACGGCGTGCACCAGGGCCTGCACAAGCTGCTTGGTAGCGCTGTCGCCCAAGGTGCAAACCCGCACCATGGCATCATTGCATCAGTCTCCATTGGAG ATGTCAACGAATGTGGAACGCAATTGTCTTTGTGCGACATTAATGCTGACTGTTTGGACCAGTTTGGCTCGTACTGGTGCCGATGCAAAGAAGGCTTCAGGGATGAGTCTCATTTGGGACCTAGAGGAACCGTATGCGTGGACCAAAAGCCCACAG GTTGCAACCAGGGCCCGTCAGCTGAGACCCAGGGAGTGTACGTGCTCTTCTTCCTGCTCAGCACGCTGCTGGTGATATCACTGGTGGTGGCGTGCATGCTCTACCGCCGTCACCGACGTGGGGCCTTTATGCTTAAAGGCGAGCAATCCAGCTCGGCTCAGGGCTACACCGACAACACATATGTCGGCCCCAGTGACCCGGACCTCCCACCGCCTCCGCCACCAGCCAGGGGGCCGCGGGATGCTTGGCCCCTGCACAAG GAGCGATGTGCcactgtggatcttcagcttctccgcttcagcccacTGACACCCTCTGACATTTACACAGACCCGCAAGAGAGCAGGAAGAAGTGA